The DNA sequence CAGAGAGCGGCGAAGCCGAAAGAAAAGACGACGAGCAGACAAACGAGAAGAAGCCGGCACCCGCTCTTGATAGAGGACCAGGTCATCGGCGATCTGGCGGGCACTCGTTCGGACGTGGGAAAGAAGGGGTCATAGGAGGATGGCCGGTATTGATACGTGTGCTTATTGTCAAACGTGGCCTGGTTCCAGTGTTTCGACGGCTCGAAGGTGGGCTTGGGAGTCGGGAGGTAGAAAGAGTGATGGTAGGCTGAAGAGGAGGATGCAGGACGCTGGAATGAGGTTGAAGAGGAACTGAAAAAGGGCGTCGAATCGGTCGTTGGGAACGAAGATGGGTTATTTTGGATTGGCTGGAAAAAAGAAGAGCTATAGGGATAAGAGGGTTGAGGAGGTACGGACGAGTACTGAGATGTGCCACCACTAAAGAACGAAGAGGGTGCGCGCTGTGACATCAAGTTGTAGTCATATATAGGTGCAGAATGAATTGGATTTGAAGGATTGTTTGGAGGTAAAATTACTGGTTCTTTTTTGATAGGCGAATTAATTGTTTGGCGATTTGATTTTGGCTCTTGAGGCACGGACGCATTTCTAGACTTATAGGCGTCTTCTATTTTTTGAATTTGATATTCAACGTCGTATGGCTTGTCTGGCGTGTCTTCGAGGTTGGAGGTATCTCGTTGGACTTCGGACTTCGCCTCTTCTAGAGCGTCGTCTCCGACCTGAGACTGAGAGTCTCGAGGTGGCTCGACGGTTTTTTGGCCGCTGGAGGGCGTTTCGGATTCGCCGACCGCTGCTCGAGTCACAGTCTCGGGCGTTTCGTTCGAGTTATCCTTCGATTCCGTTCGTTTCTTCAGCTGTTGAAGTCCGCCGGTAACCAACTTCAAGGGTGAGGAAAGTGCTTCCCAAGGTAGCCGAGATGACAGAGATGCCGAAAAGCTCGTCCAACTCCCTCTGAGGCCCCTTCTTCTCAAGAACGTACTTCTGTTGTTTACGCGACCCGCGGACATGAAGCCGGCTCGGCTCGCCGGCGCAGAAGGAGCTGTCTCGTAGCGCTTGCGCTTCTTCGGCTGAGGCATGAACTCTACCTCTAGCCATTCGCTGCAGTTGAGAAACGGGCAGGACCCCTGCGTAGGAAAGCGCGAATGACCGGCAGGAGAGCCTTCTGCTTCGGACGAAGCCGACTCGGACCCCTTCTCGGACAGGTCCGACGGAGACGTCGTACGAGATTTTTTTTTGACGGGCGTCAAGAATCTACACACAAGATGATTGTCATGCGAGGAGCTGGATTGGTCAGAGGTGCATTTGGAGGAGAAGAGCGATAGAGTGTACGTACGATGCGTCTTCTTGTCGGTGAGTCTGTGGTGGCTCGACACATTCAACCTGGGTCGACGAGTCAGCGTCATCCTTAGCCTTCAAATCTTTTTTGGTTTTGCTTGGAGTGGACATGGCATCGATTGGCATTTCCTTGCGCCAGGAGAACAGCTTGCTGATTGAAttttcgtcaattttttttttGGGAGTGCGCGTAGTCGTCTTCCCTTCGCCGGAGGGGGAGGAGAGGTTTTTTGGGGCGGTGCGAGGAGGTCTGCCTCTCTTCGCGCGGCGTTTTTTGCCCAGAGATGACATTGGCGTTTTCCACTGAGAATAGCTCAGCGCAGTGACTGCGCCAAAAAAAGGGAGAGTGCGACGTGAGAGAGGAAGAGCGACGACAGGACAGATTTCTTGCAAGTAAGATTGGCGTTTGTCAAATTTTGAAACTCAGTAAAAAGAGACTGTCAATCTTCTGATTTTCGATTTTGACACTTTGTGATTTTCAGTTTTTCTCGTAACTCACAAGTGGTCCTCGGCCGTGAGAAGGGGCGCATCCTACGGGTGCATTTTCGCGTACGATTCTCGCCGAGCGCTTTGAAGAGATGTTGACGTGGGGCGCCGTACAGTCGAGTCCCGAAGGTAGCAGAGGGACGAAAATGTGCGAACGGTACAAAAGATTCGATGTGAGTTCGAGGAGACCCTCTGTCTTCCTCCCTGCGTCAGGAGACGTGCGCACTGGGCGTAGCGACGCAGAGTTTGCACCGTTGAGGTAGAGGGGATTTTGACAAGTTTTGAGTCAATCATgaacattaaacaaaaaaaaaatcagaactagTCAGAGGCGCTGAATTGATGAAAGGGTGGCCCTTGTCGAATCCGCCAGCGGAAGAAGTCGAGTCGGGGATTTCGGCGGTTCTTCGAGACTGCTTCGCCGCAAAAACTAGGAAGGCGAAGGACTGGGATCGAGACGCTTTGGAAAAAGCTGTTGAACGCACAGAATGGGTTTGGAAGGTATTTGCAcgcgactgatttttttttaaaaagtgcatGAAAAGAGACTTTAACAGCTGTAGTATGTTTCTCCCCGTTGGTCGACGCGCAAAAGATTGCCCAGCTTGCCTACGGCCAGAAGAATGGGGAAAGTCTCGGAGAGCGCGTTCGAGCCGCGTTGGAGGCGTGGCTTGGCTCTATAGAGTCACTGAATCCGTTTCTCGACTGTCGATTGTCAGTTTCTTACCTTGGTGATTGCCGCGTGCACCTCTATCTGTCCCTGATTGACAATGCGGTAGCGGGGCCGGAGCTGTTTGAGAGCGTCATGTGCGATCTGACAAGAGAGCGCGAGAGGCCCATTCGACTGCCGGAGCTCCGACAGATCGAAGGCTGCATTTCGAACAGCGCGTCTCAGCAAGGAGCGATCGAGCTGCTGTTGGAGATGGATGCAGAGTTGGACGCGCTCCTGAGCGAAGGGCAAGCAATAGAAAGAGCTCGAACGGACAGCGAGCGGGCGCCTCGGTCAGGCGCCTACCTTGATTTCGAGGTCGACTTGCGCAGCGAGGGCGCGGACCACGCATGGCTGAAAGAAGAAGTGTGTACGCACAGTGTGTGTGTGCATCACAGAGAGGCGCTGTCGATATTGATAGACGAAATTTGCCAGAAGAGCTGGTCCAGTAGCCTGGAGTCGCTGAAGAGAGTGCTGGCCTGCGTAAAGCCGTGGATCAGCGTCGACGTGCAGCACTTGGCGGTTTTTTGCTGCATGCTGAGAAGACAGAAGTCCCGCGAACTGAACAAGTGGCTGATAACGTGGACCATAGAGCAGACAAAAAGCAAAAACTTTGCATTCAGGTTGTGGAGGCGTCAGACCAGCTCGCTACTGTGCGACATCTCGTCAACACATGCGGCGTTTTTCAAGTCCTACATCATCTATTTGGTGAAAAACCTAAAGTTGGGACGCGCGGCGATGGCAAGTGAATTCGCACATCATACAAACTGGCTCGAGTCGTCGAAGAGGGCCAATCGTGTCCTAGAGGAGTATGAGCGCAGAATTCGAGATCTGTGCAAAACGCCCACATTGAGCCGCGTCGTCAACGACTACCTGCGCAAACAAGACCTCTCGTTGTGAACAGCCGTCCCCGTTCGCGACGTACACGCAAAACATGTACCCATATATGGCACACACACGCACTTTATTCGTACACACGCATATATACTGTGTACGAGAGAGGACAGAGCGTCTTCTCCTCTTCTACTGGAATTTGCCTGAAATGTCTCGCAGAATTGCTTGTCGGATCTCTTGAGAATTCGCGCGCGCCCCGATGAACACGTCGATGATTGCGATTTGGAAATCGCGGTCGAGTATGCTTCCCTTCAGCGAATCGTTGACACACACGTCCAACTTGACTTGGCCGAAGCGGTCCTGCTCGAAGGCTAAGTCGACGCGAGTTCCCTTGGCGAGGCTCGGCATTCTGAAGAGAGAGCGAAACCGCTCGACCGATTCTTGGGCCTGCCCTTCTTCGCAGCGACTCGGCTCTTGAGCATTCAATCTGTCTTTAACACGGCGACAGATCGACTCCAAAAAATGGTCTCGGCCAGTCGACCTGTACAGCACAATTCTGATCGTGGTGTCTGCGGGATTTTCGACGATGGCGTCTAAAACGCCTTCGGGCGTCGAATATTTGTTCAATAAGTCGCGAAACACGGACTCCTTTTGATAAAGCGCCAACATGTAAACCAAATAGTTACCGCAAATCACGGACCGAGCTCCGACTCCCACCACTACCTGATCTCCGTTCAAACACCCGGGCACCCTCAGGCCGGTCCTCGGCTCCACGACGTCGCCGGACCCCGGCGCCTCGCTGTCAGCCCCGCTGTCGGACGTCGCTTGGGCCCCTCCGCCAGGCGGTGTTGGTCAGTCTCTCTCCCTTGGTGAGCTAAGgcgcgaaaaaaaaaaacgtacccaAAAAGACCAATGGCACCAATGGCACCAACGGCGCCAGCAATGCAGGTGGCGCCTGCCGAGACGCCGCAGACCTACGGAAATGACGACGGGACACTTCAAATTTCCTGGCTCCTCGAGCGCGAGCGATACACCGGCTCAACAACATAGCCGCCCTTGCGATGAGTGGTCGAAACCGACCTTGTGTTGGCCGTGCGATTTTTAGTGCCGtcccataattaattttttttttagcatgACAGGTATATAAGGCCTGTGCCGTCATCTACTTATGACTGGGTAGCTGCTTCTACCTGTAACCTTAGCGTTAAGAGGAGTCTTAAAAGGGGATTTAAGCGAAATAATTGATAGGTGCAACGGTCTACACATCGCCGCGGCCTGAACTGAGCCTAGGTAAACAATGGCGCCCACTGGAGAGTCGGGTGTCGTGGTTTATAATACCTCCGGGACCGCtttaggcaggaaactgagcagagaAAACGGAGTACCTCTGGCACAGCTAAGATTACCGTACGAGGATCCTGTACCCTGATAT is a window from the Schistocerca gregaria isolate iqSchGreg1 unplaced genomic scaffold, iqSchGreg1.2 ptg000867l, whole genome shotgun sequence genome containing:
- the LOC126323729 gene encoding uncharacterized protein LOC126323729, with the protein product MSSLGKKRRAKRGRPPRTAPKNLSSPSGEGKTTTRTPKKKIDENSISKLFSWRKEMPIDAMSTPSKTKKDLKAKDDADSSTQVECVEPPQTHRQEDASFLTPVKKKSRTTSPSDLSEKGSESASSEAEGSPAGHSRFPTQGSCPFLNCSEWLEVEFMPQPKKRKRYETAPSAPASRAGFMSAGRVNNRSTFLRRRGLRGSWTSFSASLSSRLPWEALSSPLKLVTGGLQQLKKRTESKDNSNETPETVTRAAVGESETPSSGQKTVEPPRDSQSQVGDDALEEAKSEVQRDTSNLEDTPDKPYDVEYQIQKIEDAYKSRNASVPQEPKSNRQTINSPIKKEPVILPPNNPSNPIHSAPIYDYNLMSQRAPSSFFSGGTSQYSSVPPQPSYPYSSSFFQPIQNNPSSFPTTDSTPFFSSSSTSFQRPASSSSAYHHSFYLPTPKPTFEPSKHWNQATFDNKHTYQYRPSSYDPFFPTSERVPARSPMTWSSIKSGCRLLLVCLLVVFSFGFAALWYFKLQSPFPSNQNLDQVYSIVKDKLVQYLRVRRGAFLCGEALNDWASQVDLETLCSNLLPGYKRYRKGIDLLWKKLRYDSNVRYDQSLDHYSYVGNQPILSLKCTLKRWVLKLLFDNALIIVVVLNLLAVLLLSRAYVSRKRRNRLLVEELKEKIISRLRKKKNSSTQYIPVSHLKVELADSTSQKIWDTVVQDIQVDPRIQVTPRLVSGEQMLTWAWISDL